In one window of Helianthus annuus cultivar XRQ/B chromosome 17, HanXRQr2.0-SUNRISE, whole genome shotgun sequence DNA:
- the LOC110920873 gene encoding UDP-galactose/UDP-glucose transporter 3, producing the protein MEAHGVSFRRVLELAFCVAGIWSAYIYQGVLQETVSTKRFGPNKERFEHLAFLNFAQSSVCLIWSFMMIKLWPSKDTGRAPWWSYWSAGITNTIGPAMGIEALKYISYPAQVLAKSSKMIPVMVMGTLVYGIRYTLPEYLCTLLVAGGVSAFALAKSSSKTISKLAHPNAPLGYGLCFLNLAFDGFTNATQDSISARYPKTGAWDIMLGMNLWGAIYNFVFMFGWPQASGYQAIEFCKNHPEAGWDILYYCLCGAIGQNFIFFTISRFGSLTNTTITTTRKFVSIVVSSVVSGNPLSRKQWGSVVMVFSGLSYQIYLKWQKAQKKRKTM; encoded by the exons ATGGAAGCACACGGCGTCAGTTTCCGCCGTGTTCTGGAGCTCGCATTTTGCGTCGCCGGTATCTGGTCCGCTTATATTTATCAAGGCGTTCTTCAAGAGACTGT GTCTACTAAACGATTCGGCCCCAACAAGGAAAGGTTTGAACATCTGGCATTTCTAAACTTCGCACAGAGTTCTGTTTGTTTGATATGGTCATTCATGA TGATAAAGCTGTGGCCCAGTAAAGACACTGGTCGTGCTCCATGGTGGAGTTACTGGAGTGCTGGCATTACTAATACTATTGGTCCAGCTATGGGGATTGAAGCATTGAAATACATCAGTTATCCCGCTCAG GTCCTGGCAAAATCCTCGAAGATGATTCCGG TGATGGTAATGGGGACACTAGTTTATGGTATCCGATACACTTTGCCGGAGTATCTCTGCACTCTCCTTGTTGCTGGAGGGGTGTCTGCATTTGCACTTGCAAAG TCTAGCTCAAAGACGATAAGCAAGTTGGCTCATCCTAACGCTCCACTTGGATACGGTCTTTGTTTCCTAAATTTGGCCTTTGATGGTTTCACAAACGCAACACAAGATTCAATCTCCGCAAG GTACCCAAAAACGGGTGCGTGGGATATAATGCTTGGGATGAATTTATGGGGTGCTATTTACAATTTTGTCTTCATGTTTGGTTGGCCACAAGCAAGCGGTTACCAAGCGATTGAATTCTGCAAGAACCACCCTGAAGCCGGGTGGGATATACTATACTACTGTTTGTGTGGTGCAATTGGTCAAAATTTCATATTTTTCACCATTAGCCGGTTTGGTTCGTTAACTAACACCACTATCACAACAACTAGAAAGTTTGTGAGTATTGTGGTGTCATCAGTGGTTAGTGGCAACCCATTGTCCAGAAAGCAATGGGGTAGTGTGGTTATGGTGTTTAGTGGATTGTCGTACCAGATTTACCTCAAATGGCAGAAAGCgcagaagaagaggaagactatgTGA